The following proteins come from a genomic window of Bremerella cremea:
- the uvrB gene encoding excinuclease ABC subunit UvrB encodes MEFQLASAFKPAGDQPAAIEALTDGIKAGKSHQCLLGVTGSGKTFTMANVIQNMQRPALVISHNKTLAAQLYSEFKEFFPNNAVHYFVSYYDYYQPEAYIPQRDIYIEKDASINDEIDRLRLASTSALVSRRDVIIVASVSSIYGLGSPDDYKKMMVSISKGQIVDRDDILSKLVDILYERNDISFERSKFRVRGDCLEIWPSYEEFAYRIELWGDEVEQLAIINPTTGEIIAQQDQLFIYPAKHFVMPEERIEKAVQNIRAELNGRLEELKQAGKLLEAQRLNARTRFDLEMMQEVGFCPGIENYSQPLSGRPRGAPPSTLYDFFPKDFLLFVDESHVTVSQISAMYHGDRSRKMNLVEHGFRLPSALDNRPLKFEEWENILNQTVFVSATPSNYELEKTGGEVVEQIIRPTGLLDPVVEVCPARGQVPHLLEEIKARVAAGDRTLVTTLTKRLAEDLSHYFNEQGVACKWLHSELDAFERVELLRDLREGKFDCLVGVNLLREGLDLPEVSLVAILDADKEGFLRSETSLIQTIGRSARNVNAKVIMYADRITAAMKSAIDETARRREIQQAYNEKHNITPETIKKNIRRGIESEADAHRKANEAVGRTDDSEIITKEYIAELQQEMMDAAENLEFERAAAIRDRISKMEDSIGKKKSDVDTKDGGGSRKKGRRTRSGGKIPRPKKGAS; translated from the coding sequence GTGGAATTTCAGCTAGCGTCCGCATTCAAGCCAGCCGGTGACCAGCCTGCCGCGATCGAAGCGTTGACCGACGGAATCAAAGCGGGCAAATCACACCAATGCTTGCTAGGGGTGACCGGTTCGGGGAAGACGTTCACCATGGCTAACGTGATTCAGAACATGCAACGACCTGCGTTGGTAATTTCGCATAACAAAACACTCGCAGCGCAACTCTATTCGGAATTCAAAGAGTTCTTCCCCAATAACGCCGTCCACTATTTCGTCAGCTACTACGACTACTACCAGCCGGAAGCCTACATTCCGCAGCGCGATATCTATATCGAGAAAGATGCCTCGATAAACGACGAGATCGACCGTTTGCGTCTGGCCTCGACCAGCGCTTTGGTCAGCCGCCGCGATGTGATTATCGTTGCTAGCGTTTCTAGTATCTACGGTTTGGGTTCGCCCGACGACTACAAGAAAATGATGGTCAGTATCAGCAAGGGGCAAATCGTTGATCGAGACGATATCTTGTCGAAGCTGGTCGATATCTTGTACGAACGTAACGATATTTCCTTTGAACGCTCGAAGTTCCGGGTGCGCGGCGATTGCCTCGAAATTTGGCCTTCTTATGAAGAGTTTGCCTATCGCATCGAGCTTTGGGGAGACGAGGTCGAGCAACTCGCGATTATCAATCCCACCACCGGTGAGATCATCGCGCAGCAGGATCAGCTGTTCATTTACCCGGCCAAGCACTTTGTGATGCCGGAAGAACGGATCGAAAAAGCGGTCCAAAATATCCGGGCCGAGTTGAATGGCCGTCTGGAAGAGCTGAAACAAGCCGGCAAGCTGCTGGAAGCTCAGCGGCTGAATGCCCGCACCCGCTTCGACTTGGAAATGATGCAAGAGGTCGGCTTTTGCCCAGGTATCGAGAACTACAGCCAGCCTCTTTCTGGACGCCCACGCGGTGCGCCGCCGAGCACGCTGTACGACTTCTTTCCGAAAGATTTCCTCCTTTTTGTTGATGAATCGCACGTAACGGTATCGCAGATTTCGGCGATGTACCACGGCGACCGCAGCCGCAAAATGAACCTCGTCGAGCACGGTTTCCGTCTGCCTAGTGCATTGGATAACCGCCCGTTGAAATTCGAGGAGTGGGAAAATATCCTCAACCAAACCGTCTTTGTCTCGGCAACGCCTTCCAATTACGAGTTGGAGAAAACCGGGGGCGAGGTGGTTGAACAGATCATTCGTCCGACCGGTCTGCTCGATCCGGTGGTAGAAGTGTGCCCAGCACGAGGCCAAGTGCCTCACTTGCTGGAAGAAATCAAGGCGCGTGTGGCTGCCGGGGATCGAACTTTGGTGACGACGCTGACGAAACGCTTGGCCGAAGATCTTTCGCACTACTTCAACGAGCAAGGCGTGGCCTGTAAATGGCTCCACAGCGAACTCGACGCGTTCGAGCGGGTAGAACTGCTGCGTGATCTGCGAGAAGGAAAGTTCGACTGTTTGGTCGGGGTGAACTTACTGCGGGAAGGTTTAGACCTGCCGGAAGTGTCGTTGGTAGCCATTTTAGATGCTGACAAGGAAGGCTTTTTGCGGAGCGAAACGTCGTTGATCCAAACGATCGGGCGTTCGGCTCGTAACGTCAATGCCAAGGTCATCATGTACGCCGACCGCATAACGGCCGCCATGAAAAGTGCCATCGACGAAACGGCCCGGCGGCGCGAGATTCAACAGGCTTACAACGAAAAGCACAACATTACGCCAGAGACGATCAAGAAGAACATTCGGCGTGGCATCGAATCGGAAGCGGACGCTCATCGCAAAGCGAACGAAGCGGTTGGCCGGACGGACGATTCCGAGATTATTACCAAGGAATACATCGCAGAACTGCAGCAGGAAATGATGGATGCTGCCGAGAATCTCGAGTTCGAGCGGGCCGCAGCGATTCGCGATCGAATCTCGAAAATGGAAGATTCAATCGGCAAGAAGAAAAGCGACGTCGATACGAAGGATGGTGGAGGAAGCCGTAAGAAGGGACGTCGTACGCGGAGCGGCGGCAAGATTCCGCGTCCCAAGAAAGGGGCTTCGTAA
- a CDS encoding response regulator encodes MAIRLLVADDHEVVRFGLRTLVADSDIEIVGEAATGDSAISMVDEVKPDVVLLDIRMPEGDGLTTLGRLKLDHPNLAILVLSTYDNPTYVARAVALGAAGYVLKGDPKDRLLDAIRTAHRGENAWTRDELRRVTGALATPRLNADVEVPLTQRESEVLRQLALGLTNKEIAQALHISYETVKEHVQHILRKVGVSDRTQAAVWAVRKGLV; translated from the coding sequence ATGGCTATTCGACTGTTAGTTGCGGATGACCATGAAGTTGTCCGATTCGGGCTGAGAACTCTTGTTGCCGATAGCGATATCGAAATTGTCGGCGAGGCGGCTACCGGAGATTCCGCGATATCGATGGTTGATGAAGTCAAACCTGATGTGGTTTTGCTAGATATTCGTATGCCCGAAGGAGATGGCCTAACAACCCTAGGACGCCTCAAGCTAGACCATCCCAATCTGGCAATTCTGGTCCTTTCGACCTACGACAACCCAACCTACGTGGCTCGTGCGGTCGCTTTAGGAGCCGCCGGTTACGTCCTGAAGGGGGATCCGAAAGATCGCTTGCTAGATGCCATTCGCACGGCTCACCGTGGCGAAAACGCCTGGACTCGCGATGAACTTCGCCGCGTGACCGGAGCATTGGCGACACCACGCCTCAACGCCGACGTCGAAGTTCCTTTGACTCAGCGCGAGAGCGAAGTCTTGCGTCAACTGGCACTCGGTTTGACCAATAAAGAGATCGCTCAAGCGTTGCACATCAGCTACGAAACGGTCAAAGAACACGTCCAGCACATCCTTCGCAAAGTGGGTGTCTCGGACCGTACCCAAGCAGCGGTTTGGGCCGTTCGCAAAGGCTTGGTCTAA
- a CDS encoding mandelate racemase/muconate lactonizing enzyme family protein, translating into MTKPTDIVVREVSPSTECIQYRSPMKFGGRVVNEVTLFNVEVTVETQNGKIGRGFGSMTMGNVWGWPSQKVDSTETLAAMVDIANRFSTQAATLTEAAHPLQHARLLHEPLRQIGNQVAAERSLPEAVPPLALLVAASPIDAAIHDAYGKALGLNSYNTLGPEFISEDLSGFLNADFAGEHLDLYTSREPQAKMPLYHLVGALDPLDDEELQSPVGDGLPETLADWIVADGLSHLKIKLNGDDLAWDVARVAKIDTVASQVQAQRGVEAWFYSLDFNEKCASVEYVLEFLAKLKEASPAALDRVQYIEQPTHRDLKKHPENKMHAAAQIKPVVIDESLIDLESLFLAREQGYSGVALKACKGHSEALLMGAAAQKYGLFLCVQDLTCPGASFLHSASLAARIPTIAAIEGNGRQYCPLGNEAWRKRFPSMFEITDGTVGTGTLTGPGLGF; encoded by the coding sequence ATGACCAAGCCCACCGATATCGTCGTACGCGAAGTCTCTCCTTCGACGGAATGCATTCAGTACCGCTCCCCCATGAAATTTGGCGGACGGGTTGTCAACGAAGTCACGCTGTTTAACGTCGAAGTAACCGTTGAAACGCAAAATGGGAAGATCGGCCGTGGCTTTGGCTCGATGACCATGGGCAACGTCTGGGGCTGGCCTTCGCAAAAAGTCGACAGCACCGAGACCCTGGCCGCGATGGTTGACATCGCGAACCGTTTCTCGACGCAAGCTGCGACTCTTACCGAGGCAGCTCACCCGCTTCAGCACGCACGCTTGCTACACGAGCCGCTTCGACAGATTGGTAATCAAGTCGCAGCCGAACGCTCGCTTCCCGAGGCCGTGCCGCCGCTTGCCCTTCTGGTCGCGGCCAGCCCGATAGATGCCGCGATTCACGACGCCTACGGCAAAGCGTTGGGGCTGAACAGCTACAATACACTCGGCCCTGAATTCATTTCCGAAGACCTGAGCGGCTTCCTCAATGCCGATTTCGCCGGAGAACATCTCGACCTGTACACATCGCGAGAACCTCAAGCCAAGATGCCGCTTTATCACTTGGTAGGCGCACTCGACCCACTGGACGACGAGGAACTGCAATCGCCGGTTGGTGACGGACTGCCCGAGACACTGGCCGACTGGATTGTGGCCGATGGTCTCTCTCACCTGAAAATCAAACTCAACGGCGACGACTTGGCCTGGGATGTTGCTCGGGTCGCCAAGATCGACACCGTCGCCAGCCAGGTTCAAGCCCAACGAGGCGTGGAGGCCTGGTTTTATTCGCTCGATTTCAACGAGAAGTGCGCCAGTGTCGAGTACGTGCTCGAATTCCTCGCCAAGCTGAAAGAAGCAAGCCCCGCTGCCCTAGATCGGGTACAGTACATCGAGCAGCCCACGCATCGCGATCTGAAAAAGCACCCCGAAAATAAGATGCACGCGGCAGCGCAGATTAAACCGGTCGTTATCGACGAATCGCTGATCGACCTGGAAAGCCTTTTCCTGGCCCGCGAACAAGGCTACAGCGGTGTCGCGCTCAAGGCCTGCAAAGGACACTCGGAAGCGTTACTCATGGGAGCAGCGGCCCAGAAATATGGCTTGTTCCTGTGCGTGCAAGATTTGACCTGCCCTGGGGCATCATTCCTGCACTCGGCCAGCCTGGCCGCTAGAATTCCGACGATTGCCGCCATCGAAGGCAACGGCCGACAATATTGCCCGCTCGGCAACGAGGCTTGGCGCAAGCGTTTTCCGTCGATGTTCGAGATCACCGACGGAACGGTCGGGACCGGTACATTGACCGGCCCCGGACTTGGCTTTTAG
- a CDS encoding tetratricopeptide repeat protein, producing the protein MANSRKEQILSLLENDPNDTFLRYGLAMELRKEGSHAEAREQFESLMRGTPPYVAAWFMCGQMLAEMGEIEESRSVLREGVEIARQQGDAHAAGEMAELLASLGSLGE; encoded by the coding sequence GTGGCTAATTCACGCAAAGAGCAAATTCTTAGTCTGCTGGAAAATGACCCCAACGACACCTTCCTGCGATACGGCCTGGCCATGGAACTGCGGAAGGAAGGAAGCCATGCCGAGGCGCGGGAGCAATTCGAGTCGCTCATGCGAGGCACGCCCCCCTATGTGGCGGCCTGGTTTATGTGCGGACAAATGCTGGCCGAGATGGGGGAAATCGAAGAGTCTCGCTCGGTTTTACGAGAAGGTGTCGAAATCGCTCGCCAACAAGGAGATGCCCACGCCGCCGGAGAAATGGCCGAATTGCTGGCATCTTTGGGGAGTTTAGGGGAATAG
- a CDS encoding efflux RND transporter permease subunit codes for MINFFLNNPVKVAVGVLLVALFGTVALYQMPMQLTPEVQTPTITIETSWPGASPQEIEREIVVEQEEQLKSVEGIRKMTSESTDSRATITLEFLVGTNMEEALLKVNSRLAQVPDYPEDADQPVISTANSSDRPIAWFVLGPRKPSQDQFDAFRQKYPNLKAELDEIEFSPNVGVLMLRLRNAAKAHPEFAELAPPASLDVMTMKRFAEDEIEARFERVKGVSQSNVIGGLEDEIQVVVHPERLAARQLTISDVRRVLSGQNEDTSAGDFWEGKRRWVVRTLGQFRSTDQVENQLLAVRDGVPVYVRDIGEVRHGYKKPNGIMRRFGESSIGINCVRETNANVLDVMDGLRDVREELDSGLLKSKGLQLVQVYDETDYIYSSVDLVKQNIFIGGALTVCVLMLFLHLGARTLFLIPAAMALAIGSATINSWLFLPCLILLITAGFWFARGALVVALAIPTSIVGTFLVLGILGRSLNVISLAGLAFAVGMLVDNAVVVLENIYRYYQMGDSPLKAASKGTSEVWGAVFASTATTVAVFLPIVFIQEEAGQLFRDIALAISAAVALSLVVSMTVIPTAASRLFHRNRKGKSANNGQITSPDASENGNSTHVKTPASTSAVNGVEASINQMGERTVNWIVALNRWLMQTTLRRVGVIAIILAATGLTSWALWPKVEYLPTGNRNLVFGILLPPPGYNIDQLMAMGKQVEEDLRPYWDVDPTDPAVLNADFPPISDFFFVARGRQVFMGIRTYDDQRAGELVNLVQRVGSKLPGTFAVAKQSSLFEQGLTAGRTIDVEITGADLEKLVEIGRSVFGKTKAILPENTQARPVPSLDLSSPEVHIEPKLVQAAEMGVSSQELGYTANALIDGAYAGDYFLNGKKIDLTIIGETSFADSTQKIGTLPIATPGGELVPLDAVADVTLTSGPEQVNHRERVRSITIEISPPREMALEDAMNKVQQQVLIPLKEDGVIPEGYRVALSGTADKLQDTWKSLRLNVLLALLITYLLMAALFESWIYPFVIILSVPLGAVGGVLALWLLNLFVLQPLDVLTMLGFVILIGTVVNNPILIVHQALNYMREDGMSLQEAVLESVRSRIRPIFMTTMTTVLGLMPLVLFPGSGSELYRGLGSVVLGGLLVSTFLTLVLVPSLFSLTVETYDWLFGRFHEDDEEEPQAPTKPREEVPAARPEYAQVPSN; via the coding sequence ATGATCAATTTCTTCCTCAACAATCCGGTCAAAGTAGCCGTTGGCGTGTTACTGGTCGCGTTGTTCGGAACGGTCGCGCTGTACCAAATGCCGATGCAGCTCACGCCGGAGGTGCAAACGCCGACCATCACCATCGAAACCTCCTGGCCCGGGGCTAGTCCGCAGGAAATCGAGCGGGAAATTGTTGTCGAGCAGGAAGAGCAATTGAAAAGCGTCGAAGGCATTCGGAAGATGACTTCCGAAAGTACTGACTCGAGAGCGACCATCACGCTTGAGTTCCTGGTCGGTACCAACATGGAAGAGGCCTTGCTGAAGGTCAACAGCCGTCTCGCCCAAGTTCCCGACTACCCGGAAGACGCCGACCAACCGGTGATCAGCACAGCCAACTCCTCTGATCGTCCCATCGCCTGGTTCGTGCTTGGCCCGCGGAAACCATCCCAAGACCAGTTCGACGCGTTCCGCCAGAAGTATCCGAACTTGAAAGCCGAGCTGGATGAAATCGAGTTTTCACCCAACGTGGGCGTGCTCATGCTGCGGCTGAGAAATGCAGCCAAAGCTCATCCCGAATTCGCCGAATTGGCCCCGCCGGCCAGTCTCGATGTCATGACCATGAAACGCTTCGCTGAGGACGAGATCGAAGCGAGGTTTGAACGCGTAAAAGGGGTTTCGCAGTCGAACGTGATCGGTGGTCTGGAAGATGAAATTCAGGTGGTCGTTCATCCCGAACGACTGGCTGCCCGGCAGCTAACCATCAGCGACGTCCGTCGTGTTCTTTCCGGCCAAAACGAAGACACTTCGGCGGGGGATTTCTGGGAAGGCAAACGACGCTGGGTTGTCCGTACCCTGGGCCAGTTTCGCTCGACGGATCAAGTCGAAAACCAACTTCTCGCTGTCCGAGATGGTGTGCCCGTTTATGTCCGTGATATCGGCGAAGTCCGTCACGGCTACAAAAAGCCCAACGGCATCATGCGTCGCTTCGGCGAATCGAGCATCGGCATTAATTGCGTGCGAGAAACCAACGCCAACGTGCTGGATGTCATGGATGGCCTGCGTGATGTTCGCGAGGAACTCGACTCGGGGTTACTCAAGTCGAAAGGGCTGCAACTCGTTCAAGTTTACGACGAAACCGATTACATCTACTCGTCGGTCGACCTGGTAAAACAAAACATCTTCATCGGGGGTGCGTTGACCGTTTGTGTGCTGATGTTGTTTTTGCACCTAGGTGCTCGCACGCTGTTTTTGATCCCGGCGGCCATGGCCTTGGCGATTGGCTCGGCCACAATCAACAGCTGGCTGTTTTTACCTTGCTTGATCTTGCTGATCACGGCTGGTTTCTGGTTTGCTCGCGGGGCCTTGGTGGTTGCCCTGGCGATTCCCACTAGTATCGTCGGGACGTTCCTGGTGCTGGGGATTCTGGGGCGTTCGTTGAACGTGATCAGCCTGGCCGGTTTGGCGTTTGCCGTGGGGATGTTGGTCGACAACGCGGTGGTCGTTCTCGAGAACATCTACCGTTATTACCAGATGGGCGATTCTCCTTTGAAAGCAGCCTCGAAAGGGACCAGCGAGGTCTGGGGGGCAGTGTTTGCTTCAACCGCGACGACCGTCGCGGTTTTCCTGCCGATTGTGTTTATTCAAGAAGAAGCGGGGCAGTTGTTCCGAGACATTGCTTTGGCTATCAGTGCGGCCGTCGCGCTTTCGTTGGTCGTATCGATGACAGTAATTCCGACAGCTGCCTCGCGACTTTTTCATCGCAATCGAAAAGGAAAATCGGCGAACAACGGGCAAATCACGTCTCCCGATGCAAGTGAGAACGGAAACTCGACTCACGTCAAAACGCCTGCTTCGACTTCCGCCGTTAATGGTGTGGAAGCAAGTATCAACCAAATGGGCGAACGGACCGTTAATTGGATTGTTGCTCTTAACCGCTGGTTAATGCAAACCACCCTGCGACGTGTCGGGGTGATCGCGATCATCTTAGCCGCAACCGGGCTTACCAGTTGGGCGTTGTGGCCCAAGGTGGAATATCTTCCAACCGGAAATCGCAACTTGGTGTTTGGTATTTTGTTGCCCCCGCCCGGTTACAACATCGACCAATTGATGGCCATGGGGAAACAAGTGGAAGAGGATCTGCGCCCTTACTGGGACGTCGACCCAACCGATCCCGCTGTGCTGAATGCCGATTTCCCGCCGATCAGCGACTTCTTCTTTGTGGCTCGCGGTCGCCAGGTTTTCATGGGTATTCGAACGTATGACGACCAGCGTGCTGGCGAACTAGTTAACTTAGTTCAACGTGTTGGCTCGAAGCTGCCGGGCACGTTCGCGGTTGCTAAACAGTCGAGCTTGTTTGAACAAGGGCTCACCGCTGGCCGCACGATCGATGTCGAAATCACCGGTGCAGACCTTGAAAAGCTGGTCGAAATTGGCCGATCGGTGTTCGGCAAAACCAAAGCCATCTTGCCGGAAAACACCCAAGCCCGTCCCGTCCCCAGCTTGGACCTTTCCAGCCCAGAAGTTCACATCGAACCGAAACTGGTGCAAGCGGCTGAAATGGGTGTCAGTAGCCAAGAGCTCGGCTACACGGCCAACGCGCTGATCGACGGTGCCTATGCTGGCGACTACTTCCTTAACGGCAAGAAGATCGATCTAACCATCATCGGCGAAACTTCCTTCGCCGACTCGACTCAGAAGATCGGCACGTTGCCCATTGCCACCCCCGGCGGCGAATTGGTTCCCTTGGATGCGGTGGCCGATGTCACGCTAACCAGCGGCCCGGAACAAGTCAATCACCGCGAACGAGTCCGTTCGATTACGATCGAAATTTCGCCCCCCCGCGAAATGGCCCTCGAAGACGCGATGAACAAGGTCCAGCAACAGGTTCTCATCCCGCTCAAAGAGGACGGCGTAATCCCGGAAGGGTATCGCGTGGCCCTTTCTGGTACGGCTGACAAACTGCAAGACACCTGGAAATCGCTACGTTTGAACGTTTTGCTGGCCTTGTTGATCACCTATTTGCTGATGGCAGCGTTATTTGAATCGTGGATCTACCCCTTTGTGATCATCTTGAGCGTTCCACTCGGGGCAGTGGGCGGAGTTTTGGCACTGTGGCTGCTGAACTTGTTCGTACTGCAACCTCTCGATGTGCTAACGATGCTGGGCTTTGTGATCTTGATTGGTACCGTGGTGAACAACCCGATTCTGATCGTACACCAGGCCTTGAATTACATGCGGGAAGATGGCATGTCGCTGCAAGAGGCGGTGCTGGAAAGCGTGCGTTCCCGTATCCGCCCAATCTTTATGACGACGATGACCACGGTACTCGGGCTGATGCCGCTGGTGCTGTTCCCAGGCTCAGGGAGCGAACTGTATCGCGGCTTAGGAAGTGTGGTGCTAGGAGGCTTGTTGGTTTCCACCTTCCTAACGCTGGTTTTGGTTCCTAGTTTGTTCAGCTTGACCGTCGAAACATACGACTGGCTGTTTGGACGTTTCCATGAAGATGACGAAGAAGAGCCGCAAGCACCGACAAAACCACGTGAAGAAGTTCCGGCTGCTCGGCCAGAGTATGCCCAGGTTCCTAGCAACTAA
- a CDS encoding DUF11 domain-containing protein, with the protein MMHRSALLGTAGMIVLAAFGHVVISGITAHQTASAETNQTAASDPVSPVPSRFAAPSGSIPLQPMPARLSRDVSTSGTRLTAIEEEGQPSSRRRAARPEAMAPQQEPTPAARPQAGLPSSLDEALNRLKSAPVIADNEEDKTLEPAPAAPPQQEIEAPAALPNKSPVANSYRYQPPGSAPAANGAASIGSASPEPETQPQPAITPEPAAIPRQTLTTSDLPATAPIQKPVETPTGSLFTLSSPSIEIETSGPKSLVLGKPSNFRIHARNAGGTDARQVMVSMLLPQSVQLQDIRGTLGSPRQVTTQSGAVAVQWEIPVLPGRSEGHLDLNLIAMQTRPFELAIEVSSAPLQAMSPITVLEPKLAMAIDGPTDILFGDSQIFKVIAKNTGTGPAENVSITIMPIKKGQNPTVLDSIGTIEAGDQKVIELELTAKQAGTLQLRAETSAANGLMAQAAHDVLVRRAELAVSAQGPGIKYAATTANYQVMVANSGNAPASEIVVEAILPTGAKFLSASHGGTHNTNNNSVTWKLASLEAGTQQPLEVVSMLQVEGNNILQVTANANQGLTSHHELITRVESVADLKLAVNDPTGPIPVGQEVEYEFHLTNRGTKEAREVQVTVSFGSGIEPLSVDGGRGNIQGEKVQLTTIPSVNAGQEIVVKVKARGRSEGSHTFRAEVRCDDPTTRLAIEESTHFYGATIQTASPQMPARQQPPTSLAPPAAAGPTSLSPPPFSRYQ; encoded by the coding sequence ATGATGCATCGTAGCGCACTTCTAGGCACCGCAGGAATGATTGTCCTAGCCGCCTTTGGCCACGTTGTCATTTCTGGGATCACGGCACACCAGACCGCCTCGGCGGAAACAAACCAAACAGCGGCTAGCGATCCCGTTTCGCCCGTGCCTAGTCGATTTGCGGCCCCTAGCGGCTCGATTCCGTTGCAACCGATGCCCGCACGGCTCAGTCGCGATGTCTCGACCAGTGGCACCCGCCTGACGGCTATTGAAGAGGAAGGGCAACCTTCCAGCCGGCGTCGTGCTGCTCGGCCGGAAGCCATGGCACCCCAGCAAGAGCCAACCCCAGCGGCACGTCCTCAAGCAGGCCTGCCATCGTCGCTGGACGAGGCATTAAACCGTTTGAAATCAGCTCCTGTCATCGCCGACAACGAAGAAGACAAAACGCTGGAACCGGCCCCGGCGGCACCTCCGCAGCAGGAAATCGAAGCCCCGGCCGCGCTGCCCAACAAATCGCCAGTGGCGAATTCGTATCGTTATCAGCCGCCAGGTTCGGCCCCAGCAGCAAACGGTGCGGCCTCGATCGGCTCGGCATCGCCAGAACCAGAAACGCAGCCACAACCGGCTATCACTCCCGAGCCTGCAGCAATCCCCCGTCAAACGCTGACCACGTCCGATCTGCCTGCGACAGCTCCGATTCAGAAGCCCGTCGAAACCCCAACAGGCAGCCTATTCACGCTGAGCAGCCCTTCTATCGAAATTGAAACGTCCGGCCCTAAGTCATTGGTGCTAGGTAAACCGTCGAACTTCCGCATTCACGCCCGGAACGCCGGTGGCACCGATGCTCGCCAAGTGATGGTCTCGATGTTGCTACCTCAAAGCGTTCAGTTGCAAGACATTCGCGGAACACTCGGTTCCCCTCGCCAAGTTACCACCCAAAGTGGCGCCGTAGCTGTGCAATGGGAAATTCCGGTCTTGCCGGGTCGTAGTGAAGGACACCTCGACTTGAACCTGATCGCGATGCAGACTCGTCCGTTCGAGTTGGCTATCGAAGTCAGTTCGGCTCCGCTTCAAGCAATGTCGCCGATCACGGTTCTGGAACCCAAACTGGCGATGGCAATTGACGGTCCGACCGATATTTTGTTCGGCGATTCGCAGATCTTCAAAGTGATTGCCAAGAACACCGGTACCGGCCCAGCTGAAAACGTCTCGATCACGATCATGCCGATCAAAAAGGGGCAGAACCCGACCGTGCTCGACTCGATCGGCACCATCGAAGCAGGCGACCAGAAAGTAATTGAACTGGAACTAACCGCGAAACAGGCTGGCACGCTGCAACTGCGAGCCGAAACTTCCGCCGCTAACGGCCTGATGGCCCAAGCCGCTCATGACGTGCTCGTTCGCCGAGCGGAACTTGCTGTTTCCGCTCAAGGCCCGGGCATCAAGTACGCGGCTACGACGGCAAACTACCAAGTGATGGTCGCTAACTCAGGCAACGCACCGGCTAGCGAGATTGTGGTCGAAGCCATTTTGCCGACCGGAGCCAAATTTCTGTCGGCATCGCATGGCGGTACTCACAATACGAACAACAACAGCGTGACCTGGAAACTGGCCAGCCTGGAAGCAGGCACCCAGCAACCGCTGGAAGTGGTCAGCATGCTGCAGGTCGAAGGTAACAACATTCTGCAAGTCACCGCCAACGCCAACCAAGGTTTGACGAGCCATCACGAGTTGATCACGCGTGTTGAATCGGTGGCCGACTTGAAGCTGGCGGTAAACGACCCGACGGGGCCGATTCCGGTTGGGCAGGAAGTGGAATACGAATTCCATTTGACCAACCGCGGCACCAAGGAAGCGCGTGAAGTGCAAGTGACCGTCAGCTTTGGCAGCGGCATCGAACCACTTTCGGTGGACGGTGGTCGCGGCAACATTCAAGGCGAAAAGGTTCAACTGACAACGATTCCATCGGTGAACGCCGGTCAAGAGATTGTGGTGAAAGTCAAAGCCCGTGGCCGCAGCGAAGGTAGCCACACCTTCCGCGCTGAGGTTCGTTGCGACGATCCCACCACACGCTTGGCAATCGAAGAATCGACTCACTTCTACGGTGCGACGATTCAAACGGCTTCACCTCAGATGCCTGCTCGCCAGCAGCCGCCAACCAGCTTGGCTCCGCCAGCAGCAGCCGGGCCGACCTCGCTCAGCCCGCCGCCGTTCAGCCGCTACCAGTAA